Proteins encoded together in one Bacteroides zoogleoformans window:
- the rpmB gene encoding 50S ribosomal protein L28: MSKICQITGKKAMVGNNVSHSKRRTKRTFDLNLFKKKFYYVEQDCWISLSICANGLRIINKKGLDAALKDAVAKGYCDWKSIRVIG, from the coding sequence ATGTCAAAGATTTGTCAAATTACCGGAAAGAAGGCCATGGTTGGCAACAATGTTTCACACTCAAAGAGAAGAACAAAAAGAACCTTTGATTTGAACTTGTTTAAGAAGAAGTTCTATTATGTAGAACAGGATTGCTGGATCAGCCTGAGCATTTGCGCCAATGGTTTGCGCATTATTAATAAAAAAGGACTGGACGCTGCTTTGAAAGATGCAGTAGCTAAAGGTTATTGTGATTGGAAAAGCATTAGAGTTATTGGCTAA
- a CDS encoding DUF4295 domain-containing protein produces the protein MAKKTVASLRDGNKEGRAYTKVIKMVKSPKTGAYFFDEQMVPNEKVQDFFKK, from the coding sequence ATGGCAAAGAAAACAGTAGCAAGTTTGCGCGATGGAAATAAAGAAGGTCGTGCTTATACAAAGGTTATCAAAATGGTTAAGTCTCCGAAGACCGGCGCTTATTTTTTTGATGAACAAATGGTTCCTAACGAAAAGGTACAAGACTTTTTCAAAAAATAA
- a CDS encoding HU family DNA-binding protein, with protein MNNKEFTSELSRRLGYTLKDTSDLIASLLSNMTRQFEAGNVVSIQTFGTFEVKKKAERISVNPNTKQRMLVPPKLVLTYKPSALLKEKFK; from the coding sequence TTGAATAACAAAGAGTTTACTTCCGAATTATCACGCAGATTGGGGTATACTTTGAAGGATACTTCTGATTTGATTGCTTCATTGCTGTCGAATATGACAAGGCAGTTTGAGGCCGGAAATGTTGTTTCCATACAGACATTCGGAACATTCGAGGTAAAGAAGAAAGCGGAGCGCATATCTGTAAATCCGAATACCAAACAGCGTATGCTGGTTCCTCCTAAATTAGTGTTGACCTATAAACCGAGTGCGTTGCTAAAAGAAAAGTTTAAATAG
- the rimO gene encoding 30S ribosomal protein S12 methylthiotransferase RimO has protein sequence MRKKTVDIITLGCSKNLVDSEHLMRQLEDAGFAVTHDAEAPKGQIAVINTCGFIGDAKQESIDMILEFAQAKERGDLEKLYVMGCLSERYLKELAVEIPQVDKFYGKFNWKELLRDLGKTYREELHIERTLTTPHHFAYLKISEGCDRKCSYCAIPIITGRHVSRPMGEILDEVRYLTVRGVKEFQVIAQELTYYGVDLYRKQMLPELIEQIAAVPGVEWIRLHYAYPAHFPAELFRVMRERDNVCKYMDIALQHISDNMLRKMRRHVTKAETYRLIERFRKEVPGIHLRTTLMVGHPGETEADFEELKDFVREVRFDRMGAFAYSEEEGTYAAAQYEDAIPQEVKQARLDELMSIQQGISGELSAAKVGRKMKVVIDRLEGDYYIGRTEFDSPEVDPEVLIERGESQLNMGGFYQAEIVNSDDFDLYGRII, from the coding sequence ATGAGAAAGAAAACGGTTGACATCATAACATTGGGATGCTCTAAGAATCTGGTGGATTCGGAGCATTTGATGCGCCAGCTGGAAGATGCGGGATTTGCCGTGACGCATGATGCCGAAGCTCCGAAAGGACAAATTGCCGTAATAAATACCTGCGGCTTTATAGGCGATGCAAAGCAAGAATCCATTGATATGATTCTGGAGTTTGCGCAAGCCAAAGAAAGGGGCGATTTGGAGAAGCTTTACGTGATGGGGTGTCTTTCGGAGCGTTACCTTAAAGAGTTGGCTGTAGAGATACCCCAGGTCGATAAATTCTACGGAAAGTTCAATTGGAAGGAATTGCTGCGGGATTTGGGAAAGACTTATCGCGAAGAGTTGCATATAGAGCGTACGTTGACAACCCCTCATCATTTTGCCTATCTGAAAATATCCGAAGGATGTGACCGGAAGTGCTCTTATTGTGCCATACCTATCATTACCGGGCGTCATGTGTCGCGTCCAATGGGCGAAATCTTGGATGAGGTGAGATATTTGACGGTGCGTGGCGTTAAGGAATTTCAGGTCATAGCACAAGAGTTGACTTATTATGGTGTGGATTTGTATAGAAAGCAAATGTTGCCCGAGTTGATCGAGCAAATAGCGGCCGTTCCCGGTGTGGAATGGATACGTTTGCATTACGCCTATCCTGCCCATTTTCCTGCAGAACTTTTCCGTGTGATGCGTGAGCGTGACAACGTGTGCAAATATATGGATATCGCTTTGCAGCACATCAGTGACAATATGTTGCGGAAAATGCGCCGGCATGTGACGAAGGCCGAAACTTACAGATTGATAGAGCGGTTCCGTAAGGAAGTGCCCGGCATTCATCTTCGCACAACACTTATGGTGGGGCATCCGGGAGAGACGGAAGCCGACTTTGAAGAACTGAAAGATTTTGTCCGTGAGGTACGTTTCGACAGGATGGGGGCTTTTGCTTACTCCGAGGAGGAAGGCACTTATGCCGCCGCGCAATATGAGGATGCAATTCCGCAAGAGGTGAAACAGGCGCGTCTGGACGAACTGATGTCTATTCAACAAGGCATTTCAGGAGAATTGAGTGCGGCGAAGGTAGGCAGGAAGATGAAGGTTGTCATTGACCGCTTGGAAGGTGACTATTATATCGGTCGTACAGAGTTCGATTCTCCGGAAGTAGATCCGGAGGTGCTGATAGAGCGTGGAGAGTCGCAGCTGAATATGGGTGGCTTTTATCAAGCGGAGATTGTCAATTCCGATGATTTCGACCTTTATGGACGAATCATCTAA
- a CDS encoding AAA family ATPase, with protein MAEIVDIRELNERIERQSAFVTNLTTGMDQVIVGQKHLVESLLIGLLSDGHVLLEGVPGLAKTLAIKTLASLIDAQYSRIQFTPDLLPADVIGTMVYSQKDETFQVKKGPVFANFVLADEINRAPAKVQSALLEAMQERQVTIGKETFGLPEPFLVLATQNPIEQEGTYPLPEAQVDRFMLKVVIDYPKLEEEKLIIRQNINGDKFSVKPILKADEIVAARKVVRQVYLDEKIEKYIVDIVFATRYPEKYDLKELKDMIGFGGSPRASINLALAARSYAFIKRRGYVIPEDVRAVAHDVLRHRIGLTYEAEAGNMTSDEIVSKILNKVEVP; from the coding sequence ATGGCTGAAATAGTTGACATTCGCGAATTGAATGAGCGGATTGAAAGACAAAGTGCTTTCGTTACCAATCTTACCACGGGCATGGACCAGGTCATCGTAGGACAAAAGCATTTGGTAGAGTCGTTGTTGATAGGGTTGTTATCTGATGGGCATGTACTGTTGGAAGGTGTGCCCGGTTTGGCAAAAACATTAGCTATCAAGACACTGGCGTCACTGATAGATGCTCAATACAGCCGCATTCAGTTTACGCCCGACTTGTTGCCGGCCGATGTTATCGGTACAATGGTTTACAGTCAGAAAGACGAAACCTTTCAAGTAAAAAAAGGTCCCGTTTTCGCCAATTTTGTATTGGCCGATGAAATTAACCGTGCTCCGGCCAAGGTGCAGAGTGCCTTGTTGGAAGCCATGCAGGAACGTCAGGTTACTATCGGTAAAGAGACTTTCGGCCTGCCTGAACCGTTCTTGGTGCTGGCTACGCAAAATCCGATAGAACAAGAGGGTACTTATCCGTTGCCCGAAGCCCAAGTGGACCGTTTCATGCTGAAAGTAGTAATCGACTATCCGAAATTGGAAGAAGAGAAACTGATTATCCGCCAGAACATCAATGGTGATAAATTTAGTGTAAAGCCCATTTTGAAAGCGGACGAGATAGTAGCAGCCCGTAAGGTTGTTCGTCAAGTTTATCTGGATGAGAAAATTGAAAAATACATTGTTGATATCGTATTTGCCACACGCTATCCTGAAAAATATGATTTGAAGGAGTTGAAAGATATGATTGGCTTCGGAGGCTCGCCTCGTGCTTCTATCAATTTGGCGTTGGCAGCCCGTAGCTATGCGTTTATCAAGCGTCGCGGCTATGTGATTCCGGAAGATGTGCGTGCCGTGGCTCACGACGTATTGCGCCATCGTATCGGCCTGACGTATGAGGCGGAGGCCGGCAATATGACCTCGGACGAAATTGTCAGCAAGATATTGAATAAGGTCGAAGTGCCTTGA
- a CDS encoding CinA family protein has protein sequence MKKIEEEIGRLLLAKNLTLSCAESCTGGGVASLITSVPGCSGYFVGGVVAYSNEVKKTLLHVSAETLENYGAVSEETVTEMVKGAMKSLNSDCAVATSGIAGPGGGTPEKPVGTIWLAVAYKNEIVTMKQEGDWGRTENVQKAIQNVLFLLYDKLK, from the coding sequence ATGAAAAAGATAGAAGAAGAAATCGGCCGATTGCTATTGGCGAAGAATTTGACTCTTTCCTGTGCGGAAAGTTGTACCGGAGGAGGTGTTGCTTCTTTGATAACTTCCGTGCCGGGTTGCTCGGGCTACTTTGTGGGCGGCGTGGTGGCCTATTCCAATGAAGTGAAAAAGACGTTGCTGCATGTCTCTGCCGAAACGTTGGAAAATTACGGAGCTGTAAGTGAAGAAACCGTCACGGAAATGGTGAAAGGCGCGATGAAATCGCTGAATTCCGACTGTGCGGTTGCCACTTCCGGCATTGCCGGTCCCGGAGGCGGCACACCGGAGAAACCGGTGGGGACAATTTGGCTGGCGGTTGCCTATAAAAATGAAATTGTAACCATGAAACAAGAGGGGGATTGGGGAAGAACGGAAAATGTGCAAAAAGCAATTCAAAACGTTCTTTTTCTGCTTTATGATAAGCTGAAATGA
- the tsaD gene encoding tRNA (adenosine(37)-N6)-threonylcarbamoyltransferase complex transferase subunit TsaD has protein sequence MSTIILGIESSCDDTSAAVIKDGYLLSNVVAGQAVHEAYGGVVPELASRAHQQNIVPVVHEALKRAGVTKEELSAVAFTRGPGLMGSLLVGVSFAKGFARSLGIPMIDVNHLTGHVLAHFIKVKDEESVQPQYPFLCLLVSGGNSQIILVRAYNDMEILGQTIDDAAGEAIDKCSKVMGLGYPGGPIIDKLARQGNPKAFSFSKPHISGLDYSFSGLKTSFLYSLREWMKEDPDFIEHHKADLAASLEATVVDILMDKLRKAAKEYKIKEVAVAGGVSANNGLRNAFREHAEKYGWNIFIPKFSYTTDNAAMIAVTGYFKFADKEFCPMEAPAYSRVTL, from the coding sequence ATGAGTACAATTATTTTGGGAATAGAATCTTCCTGTGACGATACTTCGGCGGCAGTCATCAAAGACGGCTACTTGCTTTCGAATGTGGTGGCCGGTCAGGCTGTGCACGAAGCGTATGGCGGTGTGGTGCCCGAATTGGCTTCTCGCGCACATCAGCAAAATATCGTTCCGGTGGTGCACGAAGCACTGAAACGCGCCGGAGTAACCAAAGAAGAGTTGAGCGCCGTGGCTTTCACCCGCGGTCCGGGATTAATGGGCTCTTTGTTGGTCGGCGTGTCTTTCGCCAAAGGTTTCGCCCGTTCGCTCGGCATTCCCATGATTGACGTTAATCACTTGACCGGACATGTGTTAGCTCACTTCATTAAAGTGAAAGATGAAGAGAGCGTACAGCCCCAATATCCTTTTCTTTGTCTGCTGGTTTCCGGTGGAAACTCTCAGATTATTCTGGTAAGGGCTTACAACGATATGGAGATTTTGGGGCAGACCATCGATGACGCCGCGGGCGAGGCCATTGATAAGTGTTCTAAGGTGATGGGGCTGGGCTATCCCGGAGGCCCGATTATTGACAAACTGGCCCGGCAGGGAAATCCGAAAGCGTTTTCGTTCAGCAAACCGCATATCTCCGGATTGGATTATAGTTTCAGTGGCTTGAAAACCTCGTTCCTGTATTCTCTGCGCGAATGGATGAAGGAAGATCCCGACTTCATAGAGCATCACAAGGCCGATTTGGCAGCCTCTTTGGAGGCCACTGTCGTTGACATCTTGATGGATAAGTTGCGTAAGGCCGCTAAAGAATATAAGATAAAGGAAGTGGCCGTGGCCGGAGGTGTTTCGGCCAACAACGGTTTGCGCAATGCTTTCCGTGAGCATGCCGAGAAGTATGGCTGGAACATCTTTATCCCTAAATTCAGTTATACGACAGACAATGCCGCCATGATAGCGGTTACAGGGTATTTTAAGTTTGCGGACAAGGAATTCTGTCCGATGGAGGCGCCTGCTTATTCGCGTGTTACATTGTAG
- the rpmG gene encoding 50S ribosomal protein L33, translating into MAKKAKGNRVQVILECTEHKDSGMPGTSRYITTKNRKNTTERLELKKYNPILKRVTVHKEIK; encoded by the coding sequence ATGGCAAAAAAAGCGAAAGGTAACAGAGTACAGGTGATTCTGGAATGCACAGAACACAAAGACAGCGGTATGCCGGGTACTTCTCGTTACATTACAACGAAGAATAGAAAAAATACGACTGAAAGATTGGAACTGAAGAAGTATAATCCGATTTTGAAGAGAGTGACAGTACATAAAGAAATTAAATAA
- the ftsY gene encoding signal recognition particle-docking protein FtsY, protein MGFFSFFSKEKKETLDKGLSKTKESVFGKIARAIAGKSRVDDEVLDNLEEVLITSDVGVETTLKIIERIEKRAAAEKYMNAQELNGILRDEIAALLTENNSGDVDDFEAPIVNKPYVIMVVGVNGVGKTTTIGKLAYQFKKAGKSVYLGAADTFRAAAVEQLVIWGERVGVPVVKQKMGADPASVAFDTLNSAVANNADVVIIDTAGRLHNKVGLMNELIKIKNVMKKVVPDAPDEVLLVLDGSTGQNAFEQAKQFTLATEVTAMAVTKLDGTAKGGVVIGISDQFKIPVKYIGLGEGMEDLQVFRKEEFVASLFGENE, encoded by the coding sequence ATGGGATTTTTTAGTTTTTTTTCCAAGGAGAAGAAAGAGACATTAGATAAGGGATTATCTAAGACCAAAGAAAGTGTGTTCGGTAAGATTGCACGGGCCATTGCTGGCAAATCGAGAGTAGATGATGAGGTGCTGGATAATCTGGAAGAGGTCTTGATTACTTCAGACGTAGGTGTGGAAACAACTTTGAAAATCATCGAACGTATTGAAAAGCGCGCTGCCGCCGAGAAATATATGAATGCGCAAGAACTGAATGGAATTTTGCGCGATGAAATCGCAGCTCTACTTACGGAGAATAACTCCGGCGATGTGGACGACTTTGAGGCACCGATTGTAAACAAGCCATACGTCATCATGGTGGTGGGCGTCAATGGAGTAGGGAAGACCACAACTATCGGTAAGCTGGCATATCAGTTCAAGAAAGCAGGTAAATCGGTCTATTTAGGTGCTGCCGACACTTTCCGTGCCGCCGCCGTAGAGCAATTGGTCATTTGGGGCGAGCGGGTAGGAGTTCCGGTGGTGAAACAAAAGATGGGTGCCGACCCGGCTTCTGTTGCGTTTGATACGTTAAATTCCGCCGTGGCCAACAACGCAGATGTGGTGATTATCGATACGGCCGGACGCCTTCATAACAAGGTGGGCTTGATGAATGAGCTGATCAAGATAAAAAATGTGATGAAAAAAGTGGTTCCTGACGCGCCTGATGAGGTGCTGTTGGTGCTGGATGGCTCTACGGGACAGAATGCCTTTGAGCAAGCCAAGCAGTTTACGCTGGCCACTGAAGTCACGGCAATGGCTGTCACCAAACTGGATGGGACTGCCAAAGGGGGAGTGGTTATCGGCATCTCCGACCAATTTAAAATACCGGTTAAATACATCGGTCTGGGTGAAGGCATGGAAGACCTCCAAGTGTTCCGTAAAGAGGAATTTGTGGCTTCATTGTTTGGAGAAAATGAATGA
- a CDS encoding HU family DNA-binding protein, whose amino-acid sequence MNERLNMQDLIDMLAEKHGMSKKHADGFVKEFFQLIEEALETDKYVKIKGLGTFKLIEVGSRESVNVNTGERFEIQGHTKVSFTPDAALKDTVNKPFSHFESVALNDDITFEDTPLEDENEEEADETTRTLEDISSMEKPTLVEEADIPQTDVATDEKDAADASTIKYFIGIVVLVVVLCGAAVAFMYYPDLLDKPLSKPLVEKKEEPRTDASAGKSNTALTDSAALRDSTEETDRTDTIETVVAASTVNPVAKEDGISESVPMKEKPKAAVPFEPDSVGYQIVGTETVYTVKEGETLTKIALRFYGTKALWPYIAKHNPDVIKNPDNVPYGTIIKIPKLAKKQ is encoded by the coding sequence ATGAATGAAAGACTGAATATGCAGGATTTGATTGATATGCTTGCCGAAAAGCATGGCATGAGCAAGAAGCATGCCGATGGCTTTGTGAAGGAGTTTTTTCAGTTGATAGAGGAAGCGCTGGAAACGGATAAGTATGTGAAAATAAAAGGCTTGGGCACTTTTAAGCTGATAGAGGTAGGAAGCCGTGAAAGTGTGAATGTAAATACAGGAGAGAGATTTGAAATCCAAGGGCATACAAAAGTATCGTTTACACCCGATGCCGCTCTCAAGGATACGGTGAACAAGCCTTTCTCGCATTTTGAATCGGTTGCCCTGAATGATGATATTACCTTTGAAGACACTCCATTGGAGGATGAGAATGAAGAGGAAGCCGATGAAACAACTCGCACGCTTGAAGACATAAGTAGCATGGAGAAGCCCACGCTCGTGGAAGAAGCTGATATCCCTCAAACAGATGTTGCAACAGATGAGAAAGATGCCGCTGACGCTTCTACTATAAAGTATTTTATAGGTATCGTTGTATTGGTGGTAGTATTGTGTGGAGCCGCTGTGGCTTTCATGTATTATCCCGACCTGCTGGACAAACCGTTGTCCAAACCCTTGGTAGAGAAAAAAGAGGAGCCTCGGACAGACGCTTCTGCCGGTAAGAGCAATACGGCGTTGACTGACAGCGCTGCTCTAAGGGACTCTACTGAAGAGACAGACAGAACGGATACCATAGAGACCGTTGTGGCTGCATCGACAGTGAACCCTGTTGCAAAAGAGGATGGAATATCAGAGTCGGTTCCGATGAAAGAAAAACCAAAAGCCGCCGTGCCTTTTGAGCCGGATTCCGTAGGCTATCAAATTGTTGGAACGGAAACCGTTTATACAGTCAAGGAAGGAGAAACATTGACCAAAATAGCATTGCGTTTTTATGGGACAAAGGCTCTTTGGCCCTATATTGCGAAGCATAATCCGGATGTGATTAAGAATCCCGACAATGTACCTTACGGTACTATAATCAAGATTCCCAAATTGGCTAAGAAGCAGTAA